CTTTATCATGGCCAGGTCTCAAGGTGAAGGGATGCCTGGCATGTTTGGATTTCCCACATCTGTGCTTATTACTAAGTGTTCCTGCTGGTTCTAGAAACCTTCTCCCTCTCTGCAGGCCAGTGGGGGAGCCAAGCAGGAGGGGGCCAGGAGGCTCTTGAAGAAGCACAGGAGCATCTGTAGCTTCTTCAGTCAAGACAACAAGGCCAGAGTTTTACAGGGTTTTATTATTTGAACAGCCAGAAATCATGAGCACTGCAATTATTTAAGGTTTATCGTTTGAAAAAGCTGAAGCACATCCCCAGCTGAGCCAAGAGCCGGGTCTCGGCTGCTGAGAACGGGCACACGACGGTGGTAGAGGGCACACCTCCATGTCTAGGTTACAGCCACATGCTGCGGGGGCCTGAAGCTTCTCCACCACCCTCCGCAGGCCTGTCATGTGCTGGGATCGAGGGGGAGCCTTCCCCGCCAGACACACAGACGCGCTCTGCTCTCTCAGGTACAGAATCCCACCTCCAGTAGAATAAGGTGTGACCTTCCTCCTTACCCTCCTTAGCCGGGCACTTTGGGCAGGGTCCCGCAGCCTCCCCCTGCAAGAGCCCCACCCTCCCCTGCAAAGGACCCGGATCCACACCGGCCTTCCCCGCAGCAGAGGCCCGGGCGCGGCCACTCCGCGGAGGATTCCCCACCGCTCTCGCCCCCGCTGTAGCCGGTGCCGCCATCGCTCACCTGCACCGCACCGCTTCCGCTCCCGCCCGCGCCGCTTCCGGCCGCACCATACAGCGgggccggccgggccgggcagagCGGCTGCGCGACAGGCACAAAGGGCGGCGCTCCGCCGGCCGGCACCACCACCAAGATGTGCCGGAGCAGGGGGACCCGGGGCGGCGGGGACAGCCCGGGCTGAGGGCACTTCGGTGACAGCCCCGGATAAGGGGCCAGAGGCTGGGGGCACCCGCGGACAGCTCGCGGTGAGGACTGAGGGGCTGGAAGGGCCGGGAACAGCCCGGGGTGAGGGGTTGGGGGTGCCGGGGACAGCCCGGGGTGACAGacgaggggctggggggagccTGGCCCGGCGGGACTCGTGGGGCACCTGCGGGCTGCAGGCTGGCATGGCGCTGAGGGTGGGCTCGGGGGCCggcccagctggagccagggAGCAAGCCCTGTGTGTTGGGCTCGGGCAGAACGTACAGGTGTCCTTGCACTCTGTCTACCCTGTGAAAGAGGGCTTGCCAGCAGCCTGCTTGGGGCACCCAGCATTGAAATACTCTGCCTCGAGACTGGCtgctccccaaaatcctcttgGGCCCTGGGATGTCCCTCATTTGAAGTGCTTTCTTCTGTTTCAGGTTGAGAGGTCATCCAGCCCAGCGCCAAGGCAGTGCCCGGCGGCAATGAGCGCAGCAGTGACTGTATCagaggctgccagcagggagaTGGAGACCCTGTGCtcggagctgctcctgcccacacCGGGAGAGGTGGGAGCCGTGGGAAGCCCTGGTGTGGCCAGCGCTGGTCTGGCCGGGACACCCCCGCTGGCTGCCAGCCAGGagttgctgctggcagaggcatCGAtgcctggggaaggggctcaCGCTGAAGGAAGCAATGTGGAAATATTCATCGaggcagtggctgggaatgtgaCACTGAGCAACACGGCCAGTGCCACAGGTATGGGGTGCAGGGAATGCAGAATGGGCCCCACTGCAGACAGCAGAGCTAGAGAGGTCTGgccagggtccctgtcccaggtgccctcagatcTCTGACCCTGCATCATGAGTCTGGTGCCACCATTGAGCACAGACCTGGCACTAGCTGGTGTGTGGATGGGGAGagtggctgtgggagctgcatgCTGCATGAGGGGGTTACTCCAGGCTGTCAGTAGGGACCAGGCAGATATCTCCACCTGAACTGCTACCCCCCAGCATGCTTCCCACATGGGCCCAGTGTGGGCACTGGACATCCTAACAGGAATGGGGCCAAGCCAGCCTCTCATCTCTGCCTGCTTCAAAGGTGCAAAGGGACAGAACTGGTTATTGTGGCCACCTGGGTGGTGGTATTTACCCTCTTATGGGAGATCTGGTTCCCAAAATGTAATCTGTGGCAAGAGGGATATTGTCTCCTTATCCAGAGCTGGAACTGAACCGCCAGTCCCAAGCTCTGGGCCTGGAAAAAACTCCTTCTAACGCTCATCCCTTGTTCTCTGCAGAGGTTCTGGTCAAAGTGGTGGAGCTGTACTTCTGTGAGAGGTGTGGCCAGAGCTTCTCAGAGGCCTCTCTGCTGTCCCAGCACCGGTGCCTGCTGCTACCCCCCCAAGAGCACCTGGAACTTCCAGGGGCGCTGTTGGCTTCTGCCAGTGAGAGCCAGAGTGATCCGAGGGGCACAGAGCTGCCCGGAGCCAGCAcacaggagggctctgctctcGAGTGCCTGCTGTGCCCCGTCTGCCAGGAGGCGTTTTTGCAGCCTGGCCAACTCAAGGAGCACTTCAAGACGCACCGTGCCCCGTCgggagccctgccctgtcccgaGCGGGGCTGCCACTTCACCACAGAGGACCGCAAGGAACTGCGCGCTCATTTGCGCCACCTGCATGGGGCCTCCCCCGTGTCCTGCGCCTGCCGCGCCTGCCCGCTGCTCTTCCACAGCCGCCAGGCCATGGAGCAGCACCACCGGACACACTTCCCCTTCCACTGCTCCCACTGCGACTTCATCACAGCCAATGCCAAGCTCTTCTGGCAGCACAGGAAGGGTCACGCCACAGAGTCCCCTTCTGAGATGCCCACAACAGGCGGCCCTCACAACCTTGACAAGTGCTGCATCCTGCCATCAGGTATGGCTGGGTGGGGGGCTGGGGCCTGTGGGTGCTGCAGAGGCTGGCTTTGTCTGTGCATCCCAGTTACAGCTGGAGGAGTGGAGGGCTGGGAACCTTGCATTTGtgcctccctgcagcacagtTTGTGCCCTCCGTCTTAGCCAGGTGGTTTTTCTGcatgtgtgtgggtgtgtgagGGTGGCTTCCTCTTGCATGGAACATGATGATCTTCATCTTTCCCCACTGAAGCAGCATCAGATGGACAGGAGGAGCCAGGTGATTGCCACCCTGGCTGGAAAGCCAGCACAGCAGAAGCAAGGCCAGCAAAGCCTGTAGGTACTGGGGACAGCTCCTTGAAGGAACAGAAAGCATCAGCTGGAGAAGAGGACTCGGACAGCAGTGGGGATGAATCACCAGAGGAGGATGGTGAGAGCCTCTGTGAAGCCGAGGCCAAAGAGGATGGGAAGGCAGCTCCCAAAAAAGTTGAagtgccacaggcacagcactTCAAAGGTAGGATGCAGggccttgccaggagctgctcaggctTTGTGAACAAGCACCACATCCTCAGGGCGGGCAGGGAAATGTGGCCTAGGTTGATGGGTGACCTCACATCTCCTGCATGTACTAGTGCACTTGTTCCCCCAACCTGTGCCCAAGCAAATATGTCTCTTCTTTTCTTGTTCATGCGTGCTGCCAGGTTTAGGCAAAGGTCTGCCTGGCTTTGGGAACCAGGGGCACATGAGCAGGCCTGATGTAGGCTTTGCTTTGCCACTGTGAGTTGGAAAGAGCTCACCTGAAGTGTGCTGGCAGCCTGGGGTGGGGACAGTCCTTCTGAGTAGGTGGTGGCTGCATGACTGCACATGTGTATAAACCCTCATCCTGGCACAACTGGATCAGGGACAGAACATCTGCCTGTGCTCTCCATCTTTTCCCTATTAACTGCTCCCCCTCCTTTGTTCCCCCAGGGGATGTTGCAGAAGGCTCCGAGTACCTCTACAAAACCCACATGTGCCCCGAATGCAAGCGGTGCTTCAAAAAGCGGACCCACCTGGTAGAGCACCTCCACCTGCACTTCCCTGACCCCAGCCTGCAGTGCCCCAACTGCCACAAGTACTTCACCAGCAAAAGCAAGCTGAAAATCCACATGATGCGGGAGACAGGCGAGAAGGCTCATCGCTGCCCACTCTGCCACTACAGCTCAGTGGAGAAGAATGCTCTCAACCGCCACATGGCCAGCATGCACGAGGACATCTCCAACTTCTACTCCGATGTTTACTCCTGCCCCGTCTGTGAGGAGAAGTTTCGGCTCAGCCAGGCCCTCAAGGAGCACTTGAAGACTCACAAAGCTGAACCCAAGAGGCTGAGCTGCTTCCACGGGGACTGCAGCTACTGTGCAGAGGACCGTAAGGAGTTTGTCCGTCACCTCAAGGATGCTCATGGCATCAAGGCGGTGGAGTGCAAGTACCACGCCTGCTCGCTGCTCTTCGGCACGGCTGAGGCCATGGAGGCTCACCGGAAAACCCACTACGCCTTCCACTGCCAGCAGTGTGACTTCATCTGCTCCAACAAGCACGTTTTCCGCAAGCACAAGAAGCAGGGCCACCCGGGCagtgagcagctgcagtgcagtTTCTGCCCCTATGCCACTTTCAACCCTGTGGAGTTTCACGACCATGTGGGCAAGATGCACGCCAATGAGAAGATCCACAAGTGCACTGAGTGTGCCTTCGCCACAGCGCACAAGCGGGTGCTCATCCGGCACATGCTGTTGCACACTGGTGGGTGTCCCCTGTAGGGGTCCCAAAagctgagctgggatggggaaggtGTCTTGTCCTGCCTctgggtgggcagggagggctgggtcAGGGTTCCTGGGTGAAACCACCAGCTTTGCCAGCTCAGGATCACTTGCCTGAAGTTGTTGCATGCTCCCTGCTGAGCGGTTTCCCTGCCATGTTGCTTTATCTGGCTGTGATGCTGAAGGCATTTGTGTGTTGCATGTAGGAGAGAAACCTCACAAGTGTGAGCTCTGCGACTTCACGTGCCGGGATGTGAGCTACCTGTCCAAGCACATGCTGACCCACTCCAACGACAAGAACTTCATGTGCACTGAGTGTGGATACATCACCAAGTGGAAGCACTACCTGAACGTCCACATGCGCAAGCACACGGGAGATCTCCGGTAAGACCCCTGCTCCACTGGCCTGGCAGCATGGTCAGAgctccccaaatcctgctccagGGGTCTGCTTCTGGCTACACTGTGTGCCAGACTTTCTcatgcctgccctgccctttcTGGTACATAAGAAATTTGGTTTTTGAACTTACAGCATGGTGGTGTGGAGGCAAAGCTGTTTTTGGTGTCTCTGTGCTGCCAAGGAGGTGTATTACCTCAGAGATGGAACTCTGAGCTTGGGTTCATTGCTCTGCTGGTGTTTGTGGGTCAAGGCCTGTTCAGGACTGCCAAATTATCACCTCCTTTTGGTCTAGTCtgcctccagggatgctggaagTGCTGTTGGCATGCACATGTGAGAGTGTGCATTTCTGATATGGTCACTGTATAGAATACTCAGGGAACCTATCTCCAGTCCCAGGCTGGCGGTGTAAAgcaccagctgtgccagggactgcaGCAGGAAGGAATTGCCTGTGGTCAGATCTGTCTGGATGGCAAAGGTCAGATCCAGCAAACCAAACAGTGCTCCTTCCCTGTTTGTCTGGGATGGGAAGGAGAGCTCAGCATGCCTGATGAAGCTCAGCCTGCCCCAATTCCTCGTGCTGCCTGACGGATTGTGCTTGTCCCTGCAGGTACCAGTGTAACCAGTGCTCGTACCGCTGTCACCGTGCTGACCAGCTGAGCAGCCACAAGCTGCGGCACCAGGGCAAAAGCCTGATCTGCGAGGTGTGCGGCTTCGCCTGCAAGCGCAAGTACGAGCTGCAGAAGCACATGCAGGCCAAGCACTCGCAGAACTACCAGGTTCCTGTCTTCCAGTGCCAGTACTGCACCTACCAGACCAAGTACAAGCAGGCACTGCTGAACCATGAGAACTGCAAGCACACCAAGCAGAAGGAGTTtcgctgtgccctctgttcgtACTGCACCTTCAGTAACACCAGCCTCTTCTTCCATAAGCGCAAGATTCATGGCTACGTTCCTGGTGACAAGGACTGGCTGGAAAATTATGCCAGCAAGGAGCTGGAGATCAGCTCATCTGAGGCACTCTTTGGCTGTGAGGTTGGTGCAGCCCTGCACATGGATGCCAGTTCCCCCCTCACTGGCAAGGAGCAGTGGATGAAGGAGAAGCCATCCCAGGTGGAGTCCCAGGCAGAAGAGGGCTACCAGCAAGTGTTCATGGTGCCCCTCCTTGAGCAGGATGCCGCtccaccagagagcagcagtgagGCAGAGAGAGGCGAGGGGGAGCGGAGCTGTCCTATTGCTGGCAATGCCCTGGAAGATGACTGCATGCAGGGAAATGCTGCCACAGGCTCTACTGAGATCGCTGTTTCTGAAGATGTGGCAGAGAGCTGCACCTTGCACTTGGAGGCACTGAATGTCTCGTCTGACCCTCTCCTGGAGAACTTGACTGGAGAAGCCTGTGTGACCCAGCCAGAGAGCATGGAAATGCTGTCCTGCAAGGAGCCTCCTGCAGCCTATGAGATGCTGGGCTCCCAGGGTGGCCTTGGCTTGGAGGACAGTGGCAATACACTGGAAGAGATCCCAGACTTTGAGGAAGAGGTAGATGTACAGGAAGACAAGGTGGTGAAGGTCAGTGCAGCGGCAGGAGACAACCAGGGAAAAGACACCCTAAAGGAGGACATGGGCCACCTTGAGGGGTCATGCTCAGACCACAAGGTCATGGCAGACACTGAGGAGAGAGAGACCAGCCAAGCCAAGCTGCCAGAGGCCTGGCTTAGCATGCTGAAGCCACCTGAACAGGGccacctgcctgtcccagaggaTGCACCCACCTCCAGTGACAATGCCAGGGGCGGCTCCGAGTCAGTGCTGAAGGCTCTGCGGAAGCAGGACAAAGAGCAGGCAGAGACACTGGTGCTGGAGGGCAGGGTGCAGATGCTGGTGGTGCAGTCGGAGAGCCAGGTCTTTAAGTGTGAGAAGTGCTCGTACATCACACGGAAGGAGAAATCCATGTCCCTGCACTCCAAAGCCAGCTGCCAGAGCCGCCGGGCCCCCCTCGTGTGCCGTGAGTGTGGCGCCAGCTTTAAGCAGCAGAGGGGACTCAACACCCACCTCCTAAAGAAGTGCCCAGTTCTCCTGAAGAATAACAAGGTCCTCAAACCAACCAGTCAAGAGGCACCTGGACTGTGCCAACCTGCTGACCAGCCTGGTGATAATGGTACAGAAGCAGCAGGGAGTGAGAAGGGAGGCTCAGAAGACTCTGGGCATGCTGAGAGCCCTTGGGAAGCTGAACTGCTATCTGATAAAACACAAGCAGCCGGCATTCCTTTGGCTGGGGCACAGACATCAGGCTGTCATGCCTCTGAGAAATCCCTGCTGGGTGACAGCAGAGAGGTGGCAGAAGAGCCTCCCCAGCAAGGGGATGAGACTGAGCCAGGTGGAGCCACTGGTGCCTCCCAGTCTGGGAAACCCTCAGAGAAATACAGACTGGAGGGAGGGAAGCTGCACTGCAATGCCTGCTCCTTTGTGTGCTCCCGTGTCACCACCATCACCTCCCATGTGGAGGATGGCTGCCGAAACCTGGAGCAGTTCtggtgctcccagtgccctgaaACCTTCCGCTCCCGGCGGGCCCTCAAGAGCCATTGTGCTGCAAAGCACATCATGCATCCCGAGGACAAACCCCAAAGGACTGAACTCCCTGAGGGGGATGCACTCAGTGTTGAGAAAGACCAGACCAGTGAGCTTCCACTGGATGCAGCCCCACCAAAAGCCACCCTGCCCAAGAGGAGGCGTTTCTCCTGCCCCACCTGCTCCTTCACCTGCCACCAGGAAAGGGCCATGAAGACACACAAGAAGAGGGGCTGCGTGAGCCTGGGTGAGTTtcgctgctcctcctgccccttcacctCCAAGGTGGCCAAAGCCCTGCGGCTGCACCGCAGGCTGCACCGCAAGCATTACAGCAAGCGACCGCAGCTGCAGTGCCGCCAGTGCGAGTTCACCTGCAAGCAGGCCCGGTGCCTGCGGCAGCACGTCCGCATCAAGCACGAGGGCGTGAAGCCACACAAGTGCCGCTACTGCGAGTTCAGCACCACGCGCCGCTACCGCCTGGAGGCCCACCAGTCCCTGCACACCGGCGTGGGGCGCATCGCCTGTGGCATCTGCAGCCAGACCTTCGGCACCAACTCCAAGCTGCGCATCCACCGCCTGCGCGTGCACGAGAAGACGCCCACCCATTTCTGCCCACTCTGCGACTACAGCAGCTACCTGCAGAATGACATCACCCGCCACGTCAACAGCTGCCACCACGGCGAGCTCAACTTCGGCTGCTCCCGCTGTGAGGCTCGCTTCAGTTCTGAGACGGCCCTCAAGCAGCACGTCCTGCGCCGGCACGAGGAGAAGGTTTCCTACAGCTGCCCACGCTGTGACTTCGTGTGTCACAGTGAGGCCACGCTCAAGTGCCACGTGCAGAAGCAGCACCCCCACCTGGAGTGCAGCACCTGCAAGGAGACCTTCGCCACCCGGGAGGCACTGGAGGAGCACAAGACGCAGCATTTCAGCCACCGCTGTGAGCTGTGCAGCTTTGCAGCCAAGGAGCGGCAGCAGCTGGTGCGGCATTACATGGAGAGCCACGAGCCAGCTGCCCCCCAGGACAAACCCCTGCACTGCCCCTTCTGTGACTTTGCCTGCCGGCACCAGCTTGTGTTTGACCAGCACATGAAGGGCCATGGGGGCACCCGCGTGTACAAGTGCTCAGACTGTGAGTACACCACCAAGAACAGGCAAAAGATCACGTGGCACATCCGCATCCACACTGGTGAGAAGCCCTACAAGTGCCACCTCTGTAAATATGCCTGTGCTGACCCCTCACGTCTCAAGGTAAGAGCTCTGCTTGGGAATGAATCCTACTCCATTTGCATTGCTTGCGGGACATCCagccacagggatttggggaagaAGTTCCTAAGGGGAGGTTTCGTCCTCAGTGTTCAGTGGCTCATGCTGAACAGAAATAGGAGTCAAGCAGATAAAAGTCATTGTCAGTACAATACATTTCTTCTCTGCTGTTGGAGTGTAAGAGCAAGGGAGACTTTTAACAAAGCAAGAAGGTGGCAGCAGTCTAAGTTCACTTCTTTTCTTGCTGACATCTCTGGGTGCAGCCTTGCACCATTGAAAGCCAagtttggctgctggctggctTCAGCATACTCTGTGGTGCCAGTTAGACACGGTGCAGGGAAACCTCCAGCTTTCTTGGAAGCAGAGTGTGCCCTTGCCCTCATTGCTGTAGGTGATTAGCATCCTGATGCATGGTAAAGGGCCTTTTCTAGAACAGGAAATGCGTGGGTGATGGAGGCGTAGGGTAATGGAGGGAGAAGTAGTCTGGTTTTGCTAAAAGAAGTATTGACTTTTTTAAtggccaggctgagctggagtCTCCTGGggccacctgggacaggctgtgcaATGTGCTCAGCTCTGTTGGGCTGGGTTTTTAATTTGACTCTGCCTCACATATCAAACTGGGGAACAAAGCCTGTGCCATccatgggctgggacagagcagctcagcagtaCAGGAATCTCATCCTGACTCTGGTGTGGATCCCCCTTGCCCATAGCCTGCCAAGCAAGCACACAGTCCTCCTTGCCCCATGCAGCTGGAGATGTCAGAACTGTCTTTGAGCCTCTCACTGCCACCCCAAAGCCCTGcacatccccagggctggggccatGGTCTCATCCTGACCCTATCCTCCTGCCCAGTATCACATGCGGATCCacaaggaggagaggaaatacCTCTGCCCTGACTGCGGCTACAAATGCAAGTGGGTGAACCAGCTCAAGTACCACATGACAAAGCACACGGGTGAGTGCAGCCCACTGAGGACAAGCTGTTGAGCACTGGGGAGGgtgttggggctgctccatgcTTCTTTGCTGCCAGTGGCCCAGCTAGAGACAGAGGAGGACATTTAGGGGGCAGCACATTATCCTGTGTTAATGGGTGGGTGGGGGCAGTGCTCTCAGGTGGGGGGGAAGTGTGGGTGGCACTATTTGGTGCCTTGGAAATGGGGATCTTGGTGTGCCTGCTAAAATGGAATGTAGGGGGGAGTCCCTGGGGACTGATGCTCTGTCACAGGGATGGTGAGACCCatgcactggagagcacagtgcccccatcccactgccatccccttccttccctgttGCCCCAGGCCTGAAGCCATACCGGTGCGATGAGTGCGAGTACTGCACCAACCGCGCGGACGCCCTGCGGGTGCACAAGGAGACACGGCACCAGGAGGCCCGTTCCTTCATCTGCGAGCAGTGTGGCAAGGCCTTCAAGACTCGCTTTCTCCTCAAGACCCACCTGAAGAAGCACAGCGAGGAGAAGCCCTACGTGTGCAACGCCTGCGGGCGCGCTTTCCGCTGGGCAGCTGGCCTGCGCCACCACTACCTGACCCACACCAACGAGCACCCCTTCTTCTGCCGCTACTGCCCCTACAAGGCCAAGCAGAAGTTCCAGGTCATCAAACACATCCAGCGACATcaccctgagcacagggctgttGACCCTAGCCAGGGGGTGGGAAAGgaccccagcacacacaccGTCCACCTCCACAGCGTGCAGAGGGAGAGCCAGGCCAAGGGGGCCCCCAGGATGGAGCAAGGAGGAGAGTGCCCTGCAGAGAACGATGGCACAGCACAGTGAGGCTGAATCCCAGCTGCTCtaaggtgctggtggcacaggCCTGCTGCAGggatgtatgtgtgtgtatatacaggCATATATGTATATGGGTTGTAAAATACACAACTGTATAAAAGGAATTGCTCAGTTTCTGTTTCTTTGTGCTGCTTGGAACCCCTGTGTGAACAGTGGGCCATGTGCCCACAGGGAAGCAGCACAAACCCAAGCTCAGCTCCCCATCTCTCCCCAGCATCACTGCACCCAGACCTGAACCTGTTTGTCACTGAACAATTTATTAAGTTGCTTACAGAGAAAGGATGGGATAAGGGTTAATTTGGGGCTGTAGGGGCCAACGGGCTCTGCAGGGTTAGGGGGCAGTGAGGACCAACTCcattcccagctgtgcccagccctggggtttGCTCAGCTCCAGCCTTGCTCCCCTGACTGGGAGGGgaccagcccctgcagcagagctgggccacacaccatctctcctcctccccacagTCAAGCTCTGACCgtgggccagggcagggtgcCTGTGGAGGGTGCAGGGAGCTGCACTGGCATATACCCCACAGTCATGCATCCTGAACCTGGAAAGGGGAGGTCAGTGCTTTTTCTCAGCCCTCGGAGGCTACTGCAAAGGGAATCACAGCAGCAACAATGACACAGGGATGGCAGAGACAGGTCAACAAGAGGGCAAGTTGGTTGGCTCTGTGGCCCCAGCTGCTTGGAGCTGGCTCTGTGGCTTCCATCTGGGTGCTGCTTATCCCATGAGCTCAGTCCTGCTCAGGGCCAGGTGGCTCAGTGATGCGGATGTGGACAAAGAGCGAAGAGGGTGGGATGCTGGTGCCATCCTTTGAGAGGAGATGGATGTGCCGATATCCTGCAGGAAGGACAGCAAGGATCTGGCTAACTGGAATCCCACCCTCCTCTCTAGTACCCCACTGAGCCCCAGACATGCTTGCAGGGCTGTTCTGGGCGCCCGAAACCACTGAGAAGGAGCCACTCACCAGGTTTGATGTTGGCAAATGCTAGGGTGAACTGACCCACAAAATCATTCCTGGAAGTCTTGTCATAATCCTCCACCACAAAGCGAATGAGGGCCAGCTCGGGCACGTGGAGCTGAAACTGCAGTGTCTCATCCCAGCGGGGGTTAAAGCCTGGGAAGAGAGAGAGGTGCTGAGAGAGGGAAGGacagcaggggcacagcaggggccgtggtgctgctgggggtCTCACCATTGTTCTCAATGTACTTGGTCTCCTGGTGTGCCTGGTCCGCGGGGACCCCGTAGATCTCCACACGCACCAGTGGGTCAATGATGGCTCCCTCCTTGCTGTTGGCCACtttgggcagctgctgcccactgATTACCTGCAGGGCCAAAGCTGTCTTTCGTGAGGCTCCTGGGCTCCAGCACACTGCCCAACAGTGTCCCCATCTGTCTGGGACCAACTGAGCTCCAGGACACTGTCACAGCTTCCCCAGGGTCCCTCCACACCTCTGTACCTGGATTGTCAGGGTGATGGGGCCGGAGCCTTCCCGGCTGCTGGGGTCACTGGGGTTGAA
The nucleotide sequence above comes from Zonotrichia albicollis isolate bZonAlb1 chromosome 10, bZonAlb1.hap1, whole genome shotgun sequence. Encoded proteins:
- the ZNF142 gene encoding zinc finger protein 142 isoform X1; this encodes MSAAVTVSEAASREMETLCSELLLPTPGEVGAVGSPGVASAGLAGTPPLAASQELLLAEASMPGEGAHAEGSNVEIFIEAVAGNVTLSNTASATEVLVKVVELYFCERCGQSFSEASLLSQHRCLLLPPQEHLELPGALLASASESQSDPRGTELPGASTQEGSALECLLCPVCQEAFLQPGQLKEHFKTHRAPSGALPCPERGCHFTTEDRKELRAHLRHLHGASPVSCACRACPLLFHSRQAMEQHHRTHFPFHCSHCDFITANAKLFWQHRKGHATESPSEMPTTGGPHNLDKCCILPSASDGQEEPGDCHPGWKASTAEARPAKPVGTGDSSLKEQKASAGEEDSDSSGDESPEEDGESLCEAEAKEDGKAAPKKVEVPQAQHFKGDVAEGSEYLYKTHMCPECKRCFKKRTHLVEHLHLHFPDPSLQCPNCHKYFTSKSKLKIHMMRETGEKAHRCPLCHYSSVEKNALNRHMASMHEDISNFYSDVYSCPVCEEKFRLSQALKEHLKTHKAEPKRLSCFHGDCSYCAEDRKEFVRHLKDAHGIKAVECKYHACSLLFGTAEAMEAHRKTHYAFHCQQCDFICSNKHVFRKHKKQGHPGSEQLQCSFCPYATFNPVEFHDHVGKMHANEKIHKCTECAFATAHKRVLIRHMLLHTGEKPHKCELCDFTCRDVSYLSKHMLTHSNDKNFMCTECGYITKWKHYLNVHMRKHTGDLRYQCNQCSYRCHRADQLSSHKLRHQGKSLICEVCGFACKRKYELQKHMQAKHSQNYQVPVFQCQYCTYQTKYKQALLNHENCKHTKQKEFRCALCSYCTFSNTSLFFHKRKIHGYVPGDKDWLENYASKELEISSSEALFGCEVGAALHMDASSPLTGKEQWMKEKPSQVESQAEEGYQQVFMVPLLEQDAAPPESSSEAERGEGERSCPIAGNALEDDCMQGNAATGSTEIAVSEDVAESCTLHLEALNVSSDPLLENLTGEACVTQPESMEMLSCKEPPAAYEMLGSQGGLGLEDSGNTLEEIPDFEEEVDVQEDKVVKVSAAAGDNQGKDTLKEDMGHLEGSCSDHKVMADTEERETSQAKLPEAWLSMLKPPEQGHLPVPEDAPTSSDNARGGSESVLKALRKQDKEQAETLVLEGRVQMLVVQSESQVFKCEKCSYITRKEKSMSLHSKASCQSRRAPLVCRECGASFKQQRGLNTHLLKKCPVLLKNNKVLKPTSQEAPGLCQPADQPGDNGTEAAGSEKGGSEDSGHAESPWEAELLSDKTQAAGIPLAGAQTSGCHASEKSLLGDSREVAEEPPQQGDETEPGGATGASQSGKPSEKYRLEGGKLHCNACSFVCSRVTTITSHVEDGCRNLEQFWCSQCPETFRSRRALKSHCAAKHIMHPEDKPQRTELPEGDALSVEKDQTSELPLDAAPPKATLPKRRRFSCPTCSFTCHQERAMKTHKKRGCVSLGEFRCSSCPFTSKVAKALRLHRRLHRKHYSKRPQLQCRQCEFTCKQARCLRQHVRIKHEGVKPHKCRYCEFSTTRRYRLEAHQSLHTGVGRIACGICSQTFGTNSKLRIHRLRVHEKTPTHFCPLCDYSSYLQNDITRHVNSCHHGELNFGCSRCEARFSSETALKQHVLRRHEEKVSYSCPRCDFVCHSEATLKCHVQKQHPHLECSTCKETFATREALEEHKTQHFSHRCELCSFAAKERQQLVRHYMESHEPAAPQDKPLHCPFCDFACRHQLVFDQHMKGHGGTRVYKCSDCEYTTKNRQKITWHIRIHTGEKPYKCHLCKYACADPSRLKYHMRIHKEERKYLCPDCGYKCKWVNQLKYHMTKHTGLKPYRCDECEYCTNRADALRVHKETRHQEARSFICEQCGKAFKTRFLLKTHLKKHSEEKPYVCNACGRAFRWAAGLRHHYLTHTNEHPFFCRYCPYKAKQKFQVIKHIQRHHPEHRAVDPSQGVGKDPSTHTVHLHSVQRESQAKGAPRMEQGGECPAENDGTAQ